One window from the genome of bacterium encodes:
- a CDS encoding TolC family protein produces MANRWLALIVALILVVGPQLAPAGAQQPPGTPAPAPGAPAAPPPPLVIPPVPAVPVTPPRALSLADAVTTALQNSYQVQQAALAVTIQRATLRQAEAQKAVTLGLNASFTQNSVSSSGTPLSGTISIPGAGILNQPFTTAGQQPGPLASWVFGLALKYPLYTGNALEDQIAIAQANLVASQAQFAATAEQVVFTVRQAYSLVQASQANVDAAQRAVDASQENVRVTQAQVQVGTSPQFNLLQAQVQLATSQQSLTTARTGLSTAHQNLAAALVLPLATTFERVPTPPLPDVPQDVGALIQQALQNRPEIAQALASERAAQAAIDLAAAGLRPNITVSAGPQVLTSDPTNKDIVNFAGTVALTLAILDGGLTQAKIDAARAQLQAAQVTEAQVRQQVELDVRNAYLALGNAAESLRSAV; encoded by the coding sequence ATGGCTAACCGATGGCTTGCGCTCATCGTCGCACTCATCCTGGTCGTCGGGCCGCAGTTGGCTCCGGCGGGGGCGCAACAGCCCCCGGGGACGCCCGCGCCGGCCCCCGGCGCGCCGGCGGCGCCGCCGCCCCCGCTGGTGATCCCGCCGGTGCCGGCGGTGCCGGTGACGCCGCCGCGGGCATTGTCGCTGGCGGACGCGGTGACAACGGCGCTGCAGAACAGCTACCAGGTGCAGCAGGCGGCGCTGGCGGTGACGATCCAGCGGGCGACGCTGCGGCAGGCAGAGGCGCAAAAGGCGGTGACGCTGGGCCTCAACGCGAGCTTCACGCAAAACTCGGTGTCCAGCAGCGGCACCCCACTGTCGGGCACGATCTCGATCCCCGGGGCGGGGATCCTGAACCAGCCGTTCACGACGGCGGGGCAGCAGCCGGGTCCCCTGGCGTCATGGGTGTTCGGGCTGGCCCTGAAGTATCCGCTGTACACGGGCAACGCGCTGGAGGACCAGATCGCGATCGCGCAGGCGAACCTGGTGGCCTCCCAGGCCCAGTTCGCCGCGACGGCGGAGCAGGTGGTGTTCACGGTGCGGCAGGCGTACTCCCTGGTGCAGGCGTCGCAGGCCAACGTGGACGCGGCGCAGCGGGCGGTGGATGCGTCGCAGGAGAACGTGCGGGTGACGCAGGCGCAGGTGCAGGTGGGGACGTCGCCCCAGTTCAACCTGCTACAGGCGCAGGTGCAGCTGGCCACGTCCCAACAGTCCCTGACCACCGCCCGCACGGGATTGTCCACGGCCCACCAGAACCTCGCGGCGGCGTTGGTGCTGCCGCTTGCGACCACGTTCGAGCGGGTGCCCACGCCCCCGCTGCCCGACGTCCCCCAGGACGTCGGGGCCCTGATTCAGCAGGCGCTGCAGAACCGGCCGGAGATCGCGCAGGCGCTGGCGAGCGAGCGGGCGGCGCAGGCGGCGATCGACCTGGCGGCCGCGGGGCTCAGGCCGAACATCACCGTGAGCGCCGGTCCCCAGGTGCTGACGAGTGACCCGACCAACAAGGATATCGTCAACTTCGCCGGGACCGTGGCGTTGACGCTGGCGATCCTGGACGGGGGCCTGACACAGGCGAAGATCGACGCGGCGCGCGCGCAGCTGCAGGCGGCGCAGGTGACGGAGGCCCAGGTGCGCCAGCAGGTGGAGCTCGACGTGCGGAACGCGTATCTGGCGTTGGGGAACGCGGCGGAGAGCCTGCGCTCGGCCGTG
- a CDS encoding efflux RND transporter permease subunit: protein MLSQFFIHRPNFAIAISLLIILVGALSYGILPREQYPNISPPTVTVSTTYVGASAQVVAQNVAVPIEEAVNGVPDALYMQSQSTSSGQYVLTVTFRLGTNPDIDAVAVQNRVSQAAGNLPGAVNTFGITVRKASVLVPFMVVALYSPQDSYDSTFLTNYGLIHVIDPLLRVSGVGDNRIFPQQSYAIRAWLRTNTLAALGLTAGDIVSAIQSQNIVSPVGTLGQPPKSSSTQFQYTVNANGQLSDPSEFNKIVVRTLPDGNVVRLQDVAQTELGAQEYGTYGGQNNHPAAIILLFQSPGSNALNASQGVRATLDGLVKTFPPGLTYDIVYDSTLFISAALTDVNRALGLAFLLVLLVVFVFLGKARATLIPMLAIPVSLIGTFAVFGALGFTINIMTMFALVLAIGLVVDDAIVVVEAVERHIEDGLGPVAAAEQAMRQVSGPVIAIALVLAAVFVPTAFIGGISGQLYRQFALTLATSVLLSALVALTLTPALCAVLLRPRGERQGFVGGLLAGFDRGFSRATAAYIRGLRRCLRARWLMLGALAVIAVLAAKLLSLIPSTFVPLEDQGFFVAAFRLPDGASQDRAQAVGRKATQFLLTIPGVRGVTTAGGYDVLTSSVNSNTFALFVELQPWEQRRSRETQFFSILRRANIELSGYPEAIAFAFPLPPLPGVGAVNGFQFILEDRNGTGQADTLGKVAQAVIDAAGRHPEVTALSTGFRTTVPQFNVDVNRDKAGMLGVHVDGIFQGLSAFLGGLQINNVNLFGRVYKVMVQAEPEYRMTPDSIGQIYVRNAAGGMVPLSTLATVTSGTGPVFIARYNGYYAAEIDGQAPFGASSSKAIEAMQAVARTALPAGYGYEWTGLALQEKEAAGAQALIFALALVLVFLLLVALYESWRIPFSVLLGVPVAAFGSLLAVMLRGMLLRDVLNDVYVQIGLVTLVGLAAKNAILIVEFAKDKHEKEGLPVIEAAIAGAELRLRPILMTSLAFIFGALPLVFATGAGANARHSLGTGVVGGMTVATSLGIFFIPVLYVLVAGGGRPQRTPNRSDDSGLDAAAPALAEPVPPSPSLAEAGRERR from the coding sequence GCCGTGGCCGTGCAGAACCGCGTCAGCCAGGCCGCGGGGAACCTCCCGGGGGCCGTCAACACCTTTGGGATCACGGTAAGAAAAGCATCAGTCCTTGTCCCATTCATGGTCGTTGCGCTCTACTCCCCGCAGGACAGCTACGACTCCACATTCCTCACCAATTATGGACTGATCCATGTGATCGACCCGCTGCTGCGCGTGTCGGGGGTCGGCGACAACCGGATCTTCCCGCAGCAGAGCTATGCGATCCGCGCGTGGCTCCGCACGAACACCCTGGCTGCGCTCGGCCTCACCGCGGGCGACATCGTCTCGGCGATCCAGTCCCAGAACATCGTCTCGCCCGTCGGGACGCTTGGCCAGCCGCCCAAGAGCTCGAGCACGCAGTTCCAGTACACGGTCAACGCGAACGGCCAGCTCTCCGACCCGAGCGAATTCAACAAGATCGTGGTGCGGACGCTGCCGGACGGCAACGTCGTGCGGCTGCAGGACGTGGCTCAAACGGAGCTGGGCGCCCAGGAGTACGGCACGTACGGCGGCCAGAACAACCATCCCGCCGCCATCATCCTCCTGTTCCAGAGCCCAGGGTCCAACGCGCTCAACGCATCGCAAGGGGTCCGGGCGACCCTCGACGGCCTCGTCAAAACTTTCCCCCCCGGCCTGACCTACGACATCGTGTACGACAGCACGCTGTTCATCAGCGCTGCGCTTACTGATGTGAACCGCGCACTCGGCCTGGCGTTCCTCCTTGTGCTGCTCGTGGTGTTCGTATTCCTCGGCAAGGCGCGGGCCACGCTGATCCCGATGCTCGCGATCCCCGTGTCCCTCATCGGGACCTTCGCGGTGTTCGGTGCGCTCGGCTTCACGATCAATATCATGACCATGTTCGCTTTGGTGCTGGCGATCGGCCTCGTCGTCGACGATGCCATTGTCGTCGTCGAGGCCGTGGAGCGTCACATCGAAGACGGCCTCGGTCCGGTGGCGGCCGCGGAACAGGCGATGCGCCAGGTGTCGGGGCCGGTGATCGCGATCGCCTTGGTCCTGGCCGCCGTGTTCGTTCCGACGGCCTTCATCGGTGGCATCAGCGGCCAGCTTTACCGGCAGTTCGCGCTGACCCTCGCCACGTCGGTTCTGCTCTCCGCGCTGGTCGCGCTCACGCTCACCCCGGCGCTGTGCGCCGTGCTGCTGCGTCCGCGGGGCGAGCGGCAAGGGTTTGTGGGCGGGCTGCTCGCCGGCTTCGACCGCGGGTTCTCTCGCGCGACGGCGGCCTACATCCGCGGGCTCCGGCGCTGCCTCCGGGCGCGCTGGCTGATGCTCGGCGCCCTCGCCGTGATTGCAGTGCTTGCAGCGAAGCTGCTGAGCCTGATCCCCTCGACGTTCGTCCCGCTTGAGGATCAAGGGTTCTTCGTCGCCGCCTTTCGCCTGCCGGATGGGGCGTCGCAGGACCGGGCGCAGGCGGTCGGCCGCAAGGCCACGCAGTTCCTCCTCACAATTCCCGGAGTGCGGGGGGTGACGACGGCCGGCGGGTACGACGTGCTGACATCGTCCGTGAACTCGAACACGTTCGCTTTGTTCGTGGAGCTACAGCCGTGGGAGCAGCGTCGGTCAAGGGAGACGCAGTTCTTCTCGATTCTGAGACGGGCGAACATCGAGCTCTCGGGCTACCCGGAGGCGATCGCGTTCGCGTTCCCGCTGCCACCGCTTCCCGGGGTAGGGGCCGTGAACGGCTTTCAATTTATCCTAGAGGACCGCAACGGCACCGGCCAGGCCGACACCCTGGGCAAGGTCGCGCAAGCGGTCATCGATGCCGCCGGCCGGCACCCCGAGGTTACGGCCCTTTCCACCGGGTTCCGGACCACGGTTCCGCAGTTCAACGTCGACGTGAACCGGGACAAGGCGGGGATGCTCGGTGTCCACGTGGACGGGATCTTCCAGGGCCTCTCCGCCTTTCTGGGGGGCCTCCAAATCAATAACGTGAACCTCTTCGGCCGCGTCTACAAAGTAATGGTGCAGGCCGAGCCGGAATATCGGATGACGCCAGACAGCATCGGCCAGATTTACGTCCGGAACGCGGCCGGCGGGATGGTGCCGCTCAGCACGCTCGCCACCGTGACGTCTGGGACCGGTCCGGTGTTCATCGCCCGCTACAATGGATACTACGCCGCCGAGATCGATGGGCAGGCACCCTTCGGCGCGAGCTCCTCCAAAGCGATCGAAGCGATGCAGGCGGTGGCGCGGACGGCGCTGCCGGCGGGCTACGGGTATGAGTGGACCGGATTGGCGCTCCAGGAGAAAGAGGCGGCCGGCGCGCAGGCGCTGATCTTTGCGCTCGCCCTCGTGCTGGTGTTTCTACTGCTGGTCGCGCTCTACGAGAGCTGGCGAATCCCCTTCAGCGTGCTGTTGGGCGTGCCGGTCGCGGCGTTCGGATCGCTGCTCGCAGTGATGCTGCGGGGCATGCTGCTTCGGGATGTGCTGAACGACGTCTACGTGCAGATCGGCCTGGTTACACTGGTTGGCCTCGCTGCGAAGAATGCGATCCTGATCGTGGAGTTTGCGAAGGACAAGCACGAAAAGGAGGGGCTGCCGGTGATCGAAGCTGCGATCGCCGGGGCTGAGCTCCGGCTCCGACCGATCCTCATGACGTCGTTGGCCTTTATCTTCGGGGCGCTGCCGCTCGTCTTCGCGACGGGCGCCGGGGCGAACGCCCGCCATTCGCTCGGCACGGGCGTCGTCGGCGGGATGACCGTGGCCACGAGCCTCGGGATCTTTTTCATCCCTGTCTTGTATGTGCTCGTGGCCGGCGGTGGTCGCCCCCAGCGGACTCCCAATCGCTCGGACGATTCAGGCCTCGACGCGGCCGCGCCGGCGCTTGCCGAGCCCGTGCCGCCGTCGCCGTCACTCGCGGAAGCGGGGCGCGAGCGGAGATAG